DNA sequence from the Bombus huntii isolate Logan2020A chromosome 7, iyBomHunt1.1, whole genome shotgun sequence genome:
TTACCATTGTTACCAACGTTGTTATTAGTTCTCAAAGAAATGGACGTAGATGTTACTGGAGGTAAAGGCGGCGCTTCTGCAGGATGTTGACATCCATCTGCCGGtgaatattttctttgtaaCGGAGGATGTAATGCGACTGGAGAAGACCTTAGGGTCGTGTTATTATCTATCGTCGATATGCAGCTAGGATCATCGGTGGTAGCTGTTCCATAGGGAGGTGGAGGTACTGGGTGATGCATGCCTCGTTGTGCTGCTAATGCTTGCATCGTTGTCGCGTAACTTGGCGGTTCTGTAGTAGGCACGCCTACCGAAACACCCaagtttatattatttgtCGATGTTGCACTAATTGTGCCACTGTTCAATGGTGGATACGCAGGTGGTGGTTGTTGTGACGAttgttgctgctgttgctgctgcggctgttgctgttgctgctgttgcGGCTGtggttgctgttgttgctTTTGTTGAATGGACGATGCGTACGATGGTGGAGGTGGAGGTGTGTTACTAGTAGTGGAAATCGGTTGTGGAGAAGTCGGTGCGATTGCAGTTTGTAATACAGGTTTTTGTACTTGTGTACTCTTAACAGATTGCATAATGATCGGTGGTTGTGTTTTCGCCTGTCGTGCACCCCAAGCTTGTAATGGAGTCGGTCTAGCCATCGATGCTTGTGTACTCGGAGATATAGCGGAAACGGTGATCGGACTTGGAGAACCAGCCGACGTTGGACCGGAATAGATACCAGAGGAAGGGCTTTTGCGATAATCTTGCTGAGACTGCGTAGGGCTTTGCCTGTTTTGTATAGAGGCACTATAAGATGGTGGTTGTACTGGACCAGCCGACGAAGAAGACACTATGGGATACGGTGGTGGTGGTTCGACTTGAGTATTAGTACTGTTATTGCTTGTTTGATAAATACTGAGAGCTTGCATTTGTTGAGAAAGTTGTTGCTGTACTTGCGGACCATTCTGAACGATCATGGGCTGACGACaattagaattattatttgaacTCGCTACCGGACTTGTACCTCTTTGTGGTAGATTGACCGATGTTGAGATTGGTCCAGTATTACCAGGTGTAGTAGGAGGTGGCCGCGTTGGAACAACCGGAGCAGGAGACATTCTCTTAAGCATTTGCTGCATATTAGTAGGTACGTTTGGCTGATTATATGGAGCGTgaggcggcggcggcggcggtggtGTAGAACTGCATCTAGGAGGTGGAGGAGGAGGTGGTTCTCGTTCTACAAAATTGCTCGGCGAATATTGTCGACTCAATTGCGGATGTGGGCTAAGTTCTGTCAAACGTGGACTATCGGATCGTGAACTTCCTGCTCCACTATCCAATGCGGGACTACCACGTTGTAAACTCAACTCTCTTTCCAAACTAGGTTTCCTTATTAATTTGCTGTTAAGTTTACCGAGACCGTTCAAAGATTCTCCCTGTGCCTGCTTTAAGAATTCTATAGCTGCATCTAGACGCCAACCAGCTAACTTCAACGCGCGCATTGCAATTTCCTGTAcacatatatggtataatataaaattttgctACACAATGTCAACCACCAGCTAGTTTTTAATACACTTGTTGCTATAAACAGTATTTTTCTAATGTTTATAACGATACACGTACCTCTGAATATCCCATTGCTAAAAGCTGAGCTAGTAATTGTCGTTGATCAGATTTATCAATGGTAGAACCTGAAGCTGCAGAGAGACCACTAAGTCCTGAAGCAGAACTAATGCCACTGGTCGTTGATAAAGTGGATATAGTACTAGCAGCGCTGGAGCCTACTTCGCCTGCTCCTCCGATATTCGCAAAAGGTAGCAAAGAATTGCGAATTTCAGCCAAAGCTTTTTGATGATATCCAGAGCCACGAGTGCTCGATTTGCTAACCGTGGGTGGATTCATAGTGGCCCATGCTAGGCCTTCTCAGACCTAGCTTTAATCCGGCTgtgacatatatatatatatatacatacatctaAAACATAATACCGAGTTATTTTCTTACAATGTTGTAACATTGCTATAACATTTTGCTATCGTATTTATTGTACGATATCATTCTGAATGATTACATATTCCTtccaaaaatatcaatttcatCCAAAAATACTTGAAATTCTGAACacataaatttttaacaaCTATTTCATACTTGCAATGCTATCTAATCAAATCCATAGTTGATAGGTCACTtgtaatacatataatataaattcctttataccacataatgctTGTAAAACTAGTTAaatgcaaatatattttaatatagagCTTTTGTGTTGTCATTAGAGTGCTATTACTATGCGTTACACAAAATACAAACAACAAATTGTgatttgaaaaatacaatgTCCATTATTAAGTACACttctattgaaatatttccaattatatacacgataaaataatgttaataataataatctgataaatgttaaaagaaTATGTTACAAGTTATAATAGATTTTAAATGCTTTCGGAATCACTTTACTCATTTTGTTCAGCATTcgtatgtaatatattttatttgaaaattttgtttcgGTCATTGAATGCAAACAGCTTCATGTGTAATGTTACAAACGACTTTTCATATCTTGGTAAGTACATAATGTTGAGATCCATCAAAAATCTAACCTATTCATTAGATGCGTGACGGATCACTCCAGAAAGTCCTCTGTACGTAAAATGGGCTACGGTAGCACACACTTTCTTCAGAAGACAGAAGGCATTGGCTACGAAATTTCTTGAAATAAGTTTAACTGAAACAGCAATCAGGAGAGAACGACTTCAGAGCATATTCTATTCTCACGTTTCCACAGAATCCATGTGACGAGGTTAACGTGCACATAGAACTTTTAATTCACTATTTTCCCTTAAAACTAATTCTGTGCTATTCCAATTTACAATCGTAATTACTTCAGCAACAACAAAGAAAGGTACAGCCGTAAATTACTAAAGTAACTGGCAGCCATTTTGAAGTGCCACATTCCTACACCGACTTGACACTCTTTTTCGTAATTTACGATATGCACTAAGTTCGTGCGCGAAAAAACAAATAGCTCTTTCtaattaatacgtaatacggttAACGTTTATTACTTCTCCAAGAAAATGGCAGATGATTTTGGgaaagtaatactttaaatACATCGATTATGCAAAATTTATTTAGCCTTTTACAACTATGTATCTCTTTCtcctataaataaaaatgtcaatacattatattattgcttcttttctctaacttaagaattattttctatatttttaatcaacgTTTAAATCTATTTAAGGTCagggaaaagagagaaagagagggtgGGAGGGCGAGGAAGAGAGTTAAAGTGCTGCTCTTAAAAAATCTTCACttcttttcttaaatattcacCATACCCTTATTACTTTCGCAGTTTTAATAATTAGTTATGTGTGATATTCAAATGATAACAAAATCTGTGCAAACATATcattatcatttttaattttatttaaatataattataacaataataatgtaattatatcattcTTGTTAAGTCCAGCGTCTATATACCTTAATTATTTGAATAGATGAATAGAAAATATCGAATTgacaaaattaatttgattaatCTGATCATTTCTTTGTTATCATAATGCACAATGGTGCGCGCGCGCATACACTTGTGTTTGTATGTAAATGTTAAAATCAGTATGtattgaaattgaaaagtatgaaataaaattgaatctgAATGGCAAGGggagaataaaattaatataaattactgtcgtatttaaatttcattataacataatttttttaattattcatgtTTTCATAGATATTATCATTAAACCTTTTAAAGCAATAGTATATAAGACATTTACATTGTAACTTGTTATTATTACAACTCACCACacaaatataacatatatgttatataaagtCAGATTAGAGTtgcatgaaatattttttatcatttttacttCGTATTTATTGCCTATTCCTCTTCTTATGATCTTTATGATTGTTATTGTTATGTTATTGTTCATTGTTATGTTGATATTCATAGAACAAACATCACATAAAACTTAAATTTTTTAGTGTTACGTTAATTTTCTGATACCTGTTAAACaacaaaaatatggaaaatcgGATTGCATTTAACAACGAtcataatttacaataaaatttaatcaataatATTAACATTGAATTATTTACAGTTTCTGCGCTATGTGTGTACGCGCGTATGTGTAATGTTTTTTTCACTTACTTGGCTATTGGCCGCATTTTGACTATTTTTCATTGAATTAAGTCAAATTATAGttgaattataataaaatacttacaattttaatgTAACACACAAATGGGCCCACCTTTAGCAATGTTACTttgtattatgaaataaaagtgacattattctaatttatattatatttcattttcgtaatatattactaatattgttactttactaatattattaatggATGTGGTATGCATTAATCGTCACActtaattaaatgtaaaaagtTATGACATCGGTTTTATTACATATTCTCATATAATTATAAGGGAATCAATATTGTTATAATAGAAAAcgttatacatttataattatataaatgaaacaaataacaattaattacaTATGTATGCAAACCATAGACAATGATGTATACACGTACAACATTTTATAGTTTAGTTTTATGCTTAGACTTCGTTTAGCTTAAACTCCGTTAAATTTATACAGAGATTAATTCTCAGCTCAGATAGTCAACGTGGGATGCgtgcttttaattttaattaatcatttgATAGATATATCTTAGTAAATTGTAAGCACCCGTCATAGGACGCCGTGAAATATCATGAGGACATCGTGGGATGTATATttagatttaattaatttagcgatatatatataaagcaGTTCTGAACTTTTCACTTTAAGTCAAACAATGTATCTTCGTAAAAAAGGCACGCAcaatatacttatatatatatatatatatatatatatatatatatatatatatatatatatatatatatatatatatatatatatatatatatatatataatgtatatataactGTGCCTATATATaactgtatataatataaatatatatatatactaactgttatatatatatgtatattgtgcGTAATTGtgtgtaaatatatatatatatataagtatattttttttacgaaGATACGTTGTTTGACTTAAAGCGAAAAGTTCAAAACTGCTTTATctaatatcaaatattaaattatgtatgAAATAGAACAATCGATTTAACAAAATGTTTATAGTTTcagtttttaaaaatttcccTCGAATTTAAAATCTTTGATACAAAAAGATTGCCAATAGGGTTGCGATCTAATGTACCTAATGTACCTCAGATTAGTATCTAATATCTATCTTTAGTATCTACAGGTATCTATCTTTAGTTCAGCTTTACTTTTAAGTAGGTTTCAGTTGTAAGATCTAGATTAAGTTAATTTTAAACCTCATTATTGTATAACAAGGGGTAACGAGGaagttattatttattttagtcTTAAATCTTAGTCTTAAGTCTTACTTTTAAATCGGGTCACAATGTTAATTTTAAGCCTTAGTTTGGACAGATCGATGTACTTGattgatatatatttatccgCAGAAGCAAGCTTTTGGTGATCTTTTTGTTCCTTTCGTTGATCTTTTACTCTTTCCACTGGCCGTAATCTATCTGTTTGGGTTATCGATAAATTGTATTGCGAGTTTCTGAATCAGACTATCTATACTtgataatatacatataattaataacttatttaagaatataaaaatgaaaatagaaaagattaaaaaatttacatttttatgtttcatGCGTATGAGactacaattttatttgaaactaATTAAACGAATCGTCTAACTATGTGTAATATACATGTGTAATATACGTAATGTGTGTacagtattttattattttgataatgtgtcatgctttttcaaatattgtaaaaatataaaattctatactTCGTTGTCGATTATGGGATATCGTGTTctgcatatattttatttagaatttcATACATGGTTCtagttttaattttaactgGTATTATACTGTATCGGTAACATCGCATGTGACGCGAAAATGGTAACGGGATCAAGTGACCTCCAAGACGTGGATCGCGAAAAAGCAT
Encoded proteins:
- the LOC126867776 gene encoding serine/threonine-protein kinase Warts, which encodes MNPPTVSKSSTRGSGYHQKALAEIRNSLLPFANIGGAGEVGSSAASTISTLSTTSGISSASGLSGLSAASGSTIDKSDQRQLLAQLLAMGYSEEIAMRALKLAGWRLDAAIEFLKQAQGESLNGLGKLNSKLIRKPSLERELSLQRGSPALDSGAGSSRSDSPRLTELSPHPQLSRQYSPSNFVEREPPPPPPPRCSSTPPPPPPPHAPYNQPNVPTNMQQMLKRMSPAPVVPTRPPPTTPGNTGPISTSVNLPQRGTSPVASSNNNSNCRQPMIVQNGPQVQQQLSQQMQALSIYQTSNNSTNTQVEPPPPYPIVSSSSAGPVQPPSYSASIQNRQSPTQSQQDYRKSPSSGIYSGPTSAGSPSPITVSAISPSTQASMARPTPLQAWGARQAKTQPPIIMQSVKSTQVQKPVLQTAIAPTSPQPISTTSNTPPPPPSYASSIQQKQQQQPQPQQQQQQQPQQQQQQQSSQQPPPAYPPLNSGTISATSTNNINLGVSVGVPTTEPPSYATTMQALAAQRGMHHPVPPPPYGTATTDDPSCISTIDNNTTLRSSPVALHPPLQRKYSPADGCQHPAEAPPLPPVTSTSISLRTNNNVGNNGNTSNNNSNSSSGGNSNNNNNNNNNNHSPDSNGAKGAGSSPSSYKIKHQSPIPERKHMSKEKEEERRDCKVRNYSPQAFKFFMEQHVENVLKSHKQRLYRRLQLETEMAKIGLSAEAQCQMRKMLSQKESNYIRLKRAKMDKSMFTKIKPIGVGAFGEVTLVRKLDTNQFYAMKTLRKADVLNRNQVAHVKAERDILAEADNEWVVKLYYSFQDKDNLYFVMDYIPGGDLMSLLIKFGIFKEPLARFYIAELTCAVESVHKMGFIHRDIKPDNILIDRDGHIKLTDFGLCTGFRWTHNSKYYQQNGHGKQDSMDPADDWNNECRCIQLKPLERRRHREHQRCLAHSLVGTPNYIAPEVLQRTGYTQLCDWWSVGVILYEMLVGSPPFLANTPAETQYKVINWETTLHIPKQANLSAEGMDLILKLCVGADRRLGKNADEVKNHPFFASIDFEKGLRRQVAPHIPRIQYPTDTSNFDPVDPDKLRNSESSDSNKSDELLDNGKPFHGFFEFTFRRFFDDGGGPAYPSRISLDDNDNQGPVYV